A region of the Terriglobia bacterium genome:
GGGGTGGAACGGACATGCGCCCGCTCAGTTGGGCGCCGTGGCGCTCGACGGCACGGGAACGCTCAGCTCGACTTCCGTGCCGTCGCGGCGGCTGGATCTGATCCTGAGGGTGCCGCCCACGGAGGTCGCTCGCTCGCGCATGCCGAGGAGACCCAGGCCCCCCTTTCCTTTTCGGCTCGCCGCGCGACGATCCGGGTCGAAGCCGACTCCGTCGTCGTGGATCACCAGCTGGACGATGGCGTCCCGCCGTCTCAGGCTCGCGGCG
Encoded here:
- a CDS encoding histidine kinase, whose amino-acid sequence is AASLRRRDAIVQLVIHDDGVGFDPDRRAASRKGKGGLGLLGMRERATSVGGTLRIRSSRRDGTEVELSVPVPSSATAPN